The Qipengyuania aurantiaca genome contains the following window.
TGTTTCCTCTAGGCATGGTCGGCGCGCCGGGCCCCGAGGCGGGCGAACTCAAGCCGGTTGCGCAGCAGGCGAAGGAGGGCGACAAGCGTATTACGCCGCTTCCCCTTTCGGATAGCGCGCCGGGCTGGTCCCCGCTTTTCGATGGGATTGCGCCGCAGCCGAACGAACAGGTCCGCATCGAGCGTCGCGTGATCCTGCGTATCTCGCCTGCGCCCGCGAACGCCCGGCAGAACCTTACCGCCGACGCGCCCCGCTCGCAGCCACGCACCCGGATTGTCGAGCGTGCGGCGGGCAAATGCCTTGACAGCGCCGACATCGGCGGGGTGACCGACCGCGGCAACCACTTGCTCATTTTCCTGCGCGACCGGCGCACCATCGCCGCGCGGCTGGAAAAGGGCTGTTCGCCGCGCGATTTCTACCGCGGTTTCTATGTGGAGCGCAGCGAGGACGGCAAGCTGTGCGTCAAGCGCGACCGCATCATGAGCCGGGCGGGGGCCAAGTGCCAGGTCGAACGCTTCACCGAACTGGTGGTCGAAAACGTGGACTGACAGCGCTTCGGAAGCGCTTTCCCTTGACTTTATGGCCCGGATTGGCGAAGGGCACGCTCGCTAAAGGCCGCGACATTGCGGCCTTTTTCGTATTTCCAAATCAGGGGCGTTTGACCACCGCATGAGTTTCGCCGATCTCGGCCTATCCGAAGACCTTCTGAAAGCCGTCGAAGAGGCCGGCTATACCGAGCCGACTCCGATCCAGGCGCAGGCCATCCCGCCGATCCTGATGATGAAGGACATCATCGGAATCGCCCAGACGGGTACCGGCAAGACCGCCAGTTTCGTGCTACCCATGATCGACGTGATGGCTTCCGGCCGTCGCCGTGCGCTCATGCCGCGCAGCCTCATCCTCGAACCGACGCGCGAACTCGCGGCACAGGTCGCGGAGAATTTCGAGAAGTACGGCAAGAACCACGATCTCAAGATGGCGCTGCTCATCGGCGGCGTGCAGATGGGTGACCAGGTGAAGGCGCTGAACGAGGGCGTCGACGTCCTTATCGCAACGCCGGGCCGCCTCATGGATCTGTTCGAGCGCGGCAAGATACTCCTCAACGGCTGCGAACTGCTCGTCATCGACGAGGCCGACCGTATGCTCGACATGGGCTTTATCCCCGATATCGAGTTCATCTGCGACAAGCTGCCCGAGAACCGGCAGACCATGCTATTCTCGGCCACCATGCCGCCGCCGATCGAAAAGCTCGCGAAGAAATTCATGAGCAATCCCAAGCGCATCGAAACGGCGCGCGCGGCGACGACGAACAAGGACATCACCGCGTTCAAGATCCCGGTGGAAACGCGCAAGAAACGCGAGACGCTGCGCTGGCTCCTGAACCACGACCATGTCGAGACCGCGATCATCTTCGCCAACCGCAAGACCACGGTGCGCGAGCTCAACAAGAGCCTGCAGCGCCATGGCTTCGCCAGCAGCGAAATCCACGGCGACATGGATCAGGCCAGCCGGATCAAGGAGCTCGACCGCTTCAAAAAGGGCGAGGTGAATATCCTCGTTGCCTCTGACGTTGCGGCGCGCGGGCTCGACATCAAGGGCGTGAGCCACG
Protein-coding sequences here:
- a CDS encoding DEAD/DEAH box helicase, with translation MSFADLGLSEDLLKAVEEAGYTEPTPIQAQAIPPILMMKDIIGIAQTGTGKTASFVLPMIDVMASGRRRALMPRSLILEPTRELAAQVAENFEKYGKNHDLKMALLIGGVQMGDQVKALNEGVDVLIATPGRLMDLFERGKILLNGCELLVIDEADRMLDMGFIPDIEFICDKLPENRQTMLFSATMPPPIEKLAKKFMSNPKRIETARAATTNKDITAFKIPVETRKKRETLRWLLNHDHVETAIIFANRKTTVRELNKSLQRHGFASSEIHGDMDQASRIKELDRFKKGEVNILVASDVAARGLDIKGVSHVFNFDTPWHPDDYVHRIGRTGRAGAKGRAFTFVSKEDAEAIQNVEKLTKNEISVFGKKDVRVDLVEPSKKDEAEERPAKPKRAEREDRSERKEREDKPKRARDKAADESRAEKPKRSRRRDERDDEPTKPGEWNGPVPTFLEVSAT